A window from Carassius gibelio isolate Cgi1373 ecotype wild population from Czech Republic chromosome B3, carGib1.2-hapl.c, whole genome shotgun sequence encodes these proteins:
- the LOC127952913 gene encoding cyclin-dependent kinase 5 activator 1-like: MGTVLSVSPSYRKAGLFDEVPPPLAHYTAVQNSKNAKDKSLKRHSLINVLPWKRIVAASAKRKGSKKLASGDSQDEESVGTLNSQNLKKTQSCANLSGFTQEPAVSSISTSKTTTNVASTGKRTSITGSVGQATNAGTPKRVIVQASTSELLRSLGEFLCRRCYRLKRLSPADPVLWLRSVDRSLLLQGWQDQGFITPANVVFLYMLCREVISGEVSSERELQAELLTCLYLSYSYMGNEISYPLKPFLVETDKDAFWNRSLAIINRMSSKMLQLNSDPHYFTQVFADLKNESQKEEESKLLIGLDR; the protein is encoded by the coding sequence ATGGGAACTGTTTTGTCAGTCTCCCCGAGCTACCGAAAGGCAGGCCTGTTTGATGAAGTACCACCGCCTCTAGCACATTATACAGCTGTGCAGAACAGTAAAAACGCCAAGGACAAGAGCTTGAAGCGTCACTCGCTCATCAATGTCCTGCCATGGAAGCGTATTGTGGCAGCTTCAGCCAAGAGAAAAGGTTCTAAGAAGCTGGCCTCTGGGGACAGTCAAGATGAAGAGAGCGTGGGCACCCTCAACAGCCAAAATCTAAAGAAGACCCAGTCCTGTGCCAACCTCTCTGGCTTCACCCAGGAGCCAGCCGTGAGCTCCATTTCCACATCCAAAACCACCACCAATGTGGCCTCCACTGGGAAGAGGACCTCCATCACCGGATCGGTGGGCCAAGCGACCAACGCAGGCACACCCAAAAGAGTGATCGTGCAGGCTTCCACCAGCGAGCTCCTGAGGAGCCTGGGTGAGTTCCTGTGCCGACGCTGCTACCGACTGAAGCGCCTCTCCCCAGCCGACCCCGTTCTGTGGCTACGCAGCGTGGACCGCTCCCTTCTGCTCCAGGGCTGGCAGGACCAGGGCTTCATCACCCCAGCTAACGTGGTCTTCCTCTACATGCTCTGTCGTGAGGTCATTTCGGGCGAGGTGTCCAGTGAGCGTGAGCTACAGGCCGAGCTGCTCACTTGCCTCTACCTGTCCTACTCCTACATGGGAAATGAGATCTCATACCCGCTCAAGCCCTTCCTGGTGGAGACGGATAAGGATGCCTTCTGGAATCGCAGTCTGGCGATCATCAATCGCATGAGTAGCAAAATGCTCCAGCTTAACTCTGACCCACACTACTTCACGCAGGTTTTCGCTGACCTGAAAAACGAAAGTCAAAAGGAGGAGGAGAGCAAGCTGCTTATAGGCTTGGATCGATAA